In Phenylobacterium hankyongense, the sequence TGATCCAGACCACCGACCACAGCACCTCCGACAGCAGCAGGTGCGCGCGGGCGTTGCGGTCGGTCCGCGCCAGCGGGGCGGCGGCCGGGCCCTCAAGCAGGTCGCGCGCATGCCGGAACATATCGACAAAAGCCTCGCCGAGCGGCCGGGCGTTCAGTGCGCGGACGTCGTTGAACACCGCGATCTGCTCGGCCTCGCCGAGGGCGACGCGGCGCTTGAAGTCGAAATAGGCTCCGATGAAACCGCGCAGCCGGGCGCGGTCGTCCGCCCCGCTCGCCTGGCCGGCGGCGATCAGCGCGTCGAAACGGTCGATGGCCCGCTGCAGGCAGGCGACCGCCAGCTCCTCCTTGTTCCGGAAGTAGTAGACGACGGCGGTGGGCACGAGGTCGAGGCGGGCGGCGACCTCGCCCAGCGTCATGCCGCGCACGCCCTTGCGGTTCAGCACCTCCACCGCGGAGGCGACAATGGCGTTGCGGCGCGCTTCGTAGCGCCGCGTCGGCTTGCGCGCGGCCGGGCCGTCGGGGCTTGCGGCGGCGCCTTCGGAGTTTGCGGCCATCCCGGTTCATAGCCAGAAACGCCGGCGCCGACCATTGGGCCTTACGACGTACGCGGACTGGGCGACGGCGCCATGTGACCGGACCATGGCAAATCGGAAAAGCTATGCTATCGCCTTGCGGCCGGGGGGCGACGGACGTGTCTGAGTTGGCGTGTGGGGGGCCATGACATTTCACCGGCGCGTGCTGGCTTGCGGATGCGGGAGCGGCGGACTGCGGCCCGCCCTGATCGTCCTGGCTTTGGCGGCTGGAGGCGTGGCGCGGGCCGACGAAGCGCCCCCTCCGCAATCGGGCTCAGGCGCGCTCGGCGCCCTCTCCCTGGACGAGCTTTCCGAGATCAAGGTCACCTCGGTGTCCAAGCGCGCCGAGCCGATCAGCCAGGCCCCCTCGTCCGTCTACGTCATCACTAACGACGCCATCCGCCGCTCCGGCGCGATCAGCATTCCCGAAGCCCTGCGCAATGCGCCGAACCTCGAGGTGATGCGGATCGACGCCCTGGATTATTCGATCACCGCGCGCGGCTTCGCCGGCTTCGAGGCGGCCAACAAGCTGCTGGTGCTGATCGACGGGCGCAGCGTCTACACCCCGCTGTTCTCCGGCGTGGACTGGGACCAGAACCAGGTCCTGCTCGACGATGTCGACCGGATCGAGGTGATCAGCGGTCCCGGCGGCACCCTGTGGGGGGCCAACGCGGTCAACGGCGTGGTCAACATCACCACCCGCAGCGCCTTCGACACGCAAGGCTCCCTGGCCGAGGTCAATCTCGGATCTCTCGATAGCGACGTCCGGCTTCGCTACGGCGGACAGCTCGGGGAGTCCGCCGCCGGCCGCATCTACTTCACGGCCTTCAGGCGCGGCGAGCTGCGCAAGGACGACGGCGCCCATGCCAACGACGGCTGGGACGGCGTGCAGGGCGGCTTCCGCACCGACTGGGCCGGCGACCGGGACACCCTCACCCTGCAGGGCGACGCCCACGACGGCACGATCAGCGACTCCCTGGGTCTGCCCGGCTATGTGCGCGGCGGCAACGTCCTGGGCCGCTGGACGCGGCGGATGGAGAACGGCTCCACCGTCGAGCTGCAGGCCTACTACGACCAGTTCGCCCGCAACGCGCGGCTGATCCACGACGGCCTGAAGACCTATGACATCCAGGCGCAGCACGCCTTCAGCTGGCTGGGCCGCCACCAGATCATCTGGGGCGGCGGCTACCGCATCACCGAGGACGACTTCTACACGCTCACCGAACCGCAGCTGCTGACCCCGACCCACCGTCGCGTCGACATCGGCAACCTGTTCGCCCAGGACGAGTTCGCGGTGCGGACCGACCTGACCCTCACGCTGGGGCTGAAGCTCGAGACCAACACCTATACCCGCGCCGAGCTGATGCCGAACGCCCGCCTGGGGTGGCGGGTGTCGGACCGGCAGTTCCTGTGGGCGGCGGTGTCGCGGGCGGTGCGCAATCCCTCGCGGATCGAGCGCGACTTCTCCCTCCCCGGGATCGTCGATCCGGGCCACATGGGCTCGGAGAAGCTGATCGCCTACGAACTGGGCTACCGCGGGCGGATGACGGACGCCGCCAACGTCTCCGTTTCGCTCTACTACAACGCCTACGATCAGCTGCGGACCAACGACCTCAGCCCCGGCGGGGTGCTGCCGATCTATGTGGGCAACTCCATGGAGGGCGACACCTACGGGATCGAGGCCTGGGCCGACTACGACGTACGCTCCTGGTGGCGGCTCAGCGTCGGCGGATCGATCCTGGGCAAGGACTTCCGGCTGAAGCCCGGCAGCCTCGACATCGCCCAGTTCGAGGCCGCCGGGGTCGATCCCGACTACTGGGTCAAGCTGCGCTCGCAGATGCGGCTTGGCGACCGGGTCACGCTGGACGCCGGCCTGCGCTACTACGACGCCATCCCGACCTCGCAGGCCTCCGGCTATGTCGGCGCAAAGGCCTATCTGGACGGCGACCTGCGGCTGGCTTGGCGGGTCACCGACGCCCTGGAGCTCTCTCTGGTCGGGCAGAACCTGCTGCACGACCGGCACGCCGAAGCGAGCGAGTCCCGGCGCGACAAAATCCAGCGCAGCGTCCTCCTCGGCCTTCGCTGGGTCCACTGAATGAGGGGCGTGCGCAGAGCCCTGGGTCTGCTGACGCTCGCCGCGCTGTGCGCCGCGGCGACGGTCGGCGGCGCGTGGGCGCAGCCGACCCTGGAGTTCTCCGTCAAGGCCGCCTTCCTGACCAAGTTCCCGGCCTTCGTGACCTGGCCGGAAAGCGCCATGACGCCGTCGGAGCCGCTGCGCATCTGCGTGGTGGGCGACGACCCCTTCGGCCCCGCCCTGGAGCAGAGCGCGCAGGGCCGGGCGCTGGAGGACCACCCGCTCGCGGTGCGCCGGCTGGCCGTCGTCGACCGCGCCAGCGGCTGCCACGTGCTCTACGCTCTCGGTTCTTCGCGGCAGTCCGCGGCCCAGGCGCTGCAGGCCGTGCGCGGCGCGCCCGTGCTCACAGTCACCGATGCGGCGCAGGGAGGCGCGCGCGGCATGATCCACTTCGTGGTGTTCCAGGATCGCGTCCGGTTCCAGATCGACGCCCTCCAGGCGGCGCAGAGCGGCCTGTCGATGAGCTCAAAGCTGCTGGCCCTGGCGCTGACGGTGAAGCGATGATCCCGCCGGGCCTGCAAAGCGAGCGGAGACGGGTGAACCTGGCCTGGGCCAGCGTCGTCGGCCTGCTGATCGCCGGCGTCCTGCTGGGCTCGCGGGCGGAAATCGCCTACCGCCACCAGGCGCAACGGCAGGCGCAGGTGCAGGCGGAGATCCTGGCGGCCAGCGTCACGGCCGCGCTCGCCTTCGACGACCGGCCCACCATCCGTGAATACGTCGACGCCCTGCGCGTCAATCCGCAGGTGGCGATCGCCGCGGTCTACGACGCCGCCGGCGACCCGGTGGTCACCTACGCCCGCAACGGCTCTCACGCCGCCCCGCCCCGCATCGGGCCGCCCGGGAGCCGCACGACGCAGGGCGTGGTGCGGGTGACCACGCCGGTCACCGAGCACGAGGTCCAGCTCGGCAAGGTCTATGTCGAAACCCTGCCGGAGCCGCTGTCCAGCGTGTTGGCCCGGCATTCCGGGCTCGGCCTGCTGCTGGTCATGGCCTTCCTGCTGCTGGGCCTGATCACCCGCGCCGCCGCCCAACTGCAGCGACGCGCCGAGCAGCTGGCCGACGCCAACGCCCGGCTGCAGGTGGAGATGGCCGAACGCGAGCGCGCCGAAGAGGCGCTGCGCCAGAGCCAGAAGATGGAGTCCCTGGGCCAGCTCACCGGCGGCGTGGCGCACGACTTCAACAACCTGCTGACCGTCATCATGGGCGGGCTGGAAACCATCGGGCGGCATCTGGCGAAGCTGCCGTCGAACGCCGAGAACGCGCGCCTGCACCGCGCCCGCGACATGGCCATGTACGGGGCGGAGCGGGCCGCCACCCTGACCGCGCGCCTGCTGGCCTTCTCGCGCCGCCAGCCCCTGCAGCCGCAGGCGATCGACCCGAACAGGCTGGTCAACGGGATGAGCGAGCTGCTGCAGCGCACCCTGGGCGAGACCGTCACCCTGCAGATCGTGCTGGGCGCGGGCCTCTGGCGCACGCACGCCGACCCCGGCCAGCTGGAGAACGCCGTGCTGAACCTGGCGGTGAACGCCCGCGACGCCATGGAGGGCGGCGGCCGGCTGACCATCGAGACCGCCAACGCCTCGCTGGATTCCGGCTACGTCGAACAGCTGCCGGAAACCCTCGCGGCCGGCCAGTACGTGCTGATCGCGGTGACCGACACCGGGTCCGGCATGGACGAGGAGACCGTGACCCGCGCCTTCGAGCCCTTCTTCACCACCAAGGACGTCGGCAAGGGCACGGGGCTGGGCCTCAGCCAGGTCTACGGCTTCGTCCGCCAGAGCGGCGGCGTCGTGCGGATCTACAGCGAGCCCGGCCAGGGCACGACGGTGAAGATCTACCTGCCGCGGTTCCTGGGGGCCGAACAGGAGATCGCCACGCCGCGGGCGCTCGACGCCTCCACCCTGCTCGGCGACGAGGTGGTGCTGCTGGTCGAGGACCACGACGAGCTGCGGGCCTATTCCAGCGGCATCCTGCGCGAGCTCGGCTATCAAGTGCACGAGGCCGCCGACGGGGCGAGCGCGCTGGAGGTCATGGCCAACATCCCCGACATCGTCCTGCTGTTCACCGACGTGGTGCTGCCGGGCGGCATGAACGGCCGCCAGCTGGCGGACAAGGTGCGCGAGGCGCGGCCGGAGCTGAAGGTGCTGTTCACCACCGGCTACACGCGCAACGCCATCGTCCACAACGGGACCCTGGATCCGGGGGTCGAGCTGATCACCAAGCCGTTCAGCTTCGACGACCTGGCGGTGAAGCTCCGCCACGTGCTCGACGCCTGATCGCAGCCCGGGCGGTTCGCACGCGCGGGGCCGGGCGCGCCGGAACCAAGCGGGGAGCTTTGCAATTTGTGCAGCGTCAGCGTGGAGGAAACCGATGACAAGGCTGCACAAACCGGTCCGTCACAAGGTCCGGCCGGGCGCGTCCCGGGTCCGGCGACTTGATTCCCCGTCCCGCCTGCGCCCGCGCGCCAAGCTGGTGCAGGAGGACCCCCAACCCGACCTGAGCGGCCTCATCCTCTACGGCCAAGCCTGAGTTCCGGCTAGGGGCCGGCCGCGACCTCGCCCAGCTGCTTGTCCTGGGCGGCGGGGGCCGGCGGCACGATCCGCAGGCGCAGCAGGCTGACCCCCGCGGCCAGCACCGCGACGACCGCCGCCGTGGACAGCGCCGCCGTGGTCGCGTGGGTCCCGGCCAGGTGGAAGAAGACCGCCGTGGCCAGCGCCCCCGCCGTCTGGCCCAGCAGCCGGGCGGTGGCCAGCATGCCGCCGGCCGCGCCGCTCCGGTGCAGGGGCGCAGACGCCACCAGCGCGCGGTTGTTGGGCGCCTGGAAGAAGCCGAAGCCGAGGCCGCAGACCGCCATCCGCCAGGCGATGTCCAGGTTCGACGCGCCCGGATGGATCAGCGACAACAGGGCCAGGCCCGCCCCGAACACCGCCAGCCCGATCCCGCCCAGCAGACCCGCCGGATAGCGGTCCGCCAGCCGCCCGGCGATCGGCGCGGCGACCCCTACGGCCAGCGGCCACGGCGTCATCAGCAAGCCGGTCTCCACTGCGCTGCGCCCGAGCGCGCCCTGGAAGTAGAAGGGCAGCGCCACATAGGCCAGCATCTGGGCGCCGAACGACACGATCGAGGTGGCGATCGACAGGCCGAAGATCGGGATCCTCAGCAGGTCGAACGGCACCAGGGGCGCAGGCCTGCGCAGTTCGCGCCGCGCCAGCAACGCGCCCGCCGCCACGCCCACCGCCAGCTTCGCCAGGCCGACGCCGACGCCGTCGCGCACCAGGCTCTCCGCCCCCAGGATCAGGAATCCGAAGGTCACGGCGTTGAGCACGGCGGAGATCACGTCGAAGCTGCGACCCGAGCCGACCGTGCGCGGCAGGGCCTGGCTGGCGATGGCGATGGTGACCACGCCGATCGGCACGTTGATGGCGAACAGCCACTCCCAGGAAGCCTTGGCCAGGATGGCGGAGGCGACGGTCGGCCCCAGCGCCGCGGAGATCGAGATCACCACCGCGTTCAGCCCGATGCCGCGGCCCAGCTGCCGGCTGGGATAGGTGAAGCGCACCAGCGCGCTGTTGATGCTCAGCACCCCGGCCGCGCCGAGGCCCTGCAGCACCCGCGCCGCGGTCAGCTCCGCCAGGGTGTGGGAGAGCGCGCAGCCGAGCGAACCGAGGGTGAAGACCGTCAGCCCGACCATGTAGACGCGGCGATAGCCCAGCCGGTCGCCCAGCGCCGCCAGCGGCAGCAGGCAGACGGTGATCGCCAGCTGGTAGGCGTTGACGATCCAGATCGAGGACGCGGCGCTGGCGTTGAGCTCGCGCGCGATGGTCGGCAGCGCCACATTGGCGATGGAGCCGTCCAGCACGGTCATCGATATCGCCAGCCAGATGGTCAGCACCGACCAGTACCGGCGCGGCGCGGGCAGGCCGTCCGTCGGCTCCGCGCGCTTGGCGTCGGACTCGGTCAGGGATTTCTGCATGGCCGGAAAACACCTCAGGCGGCGTCCGTATCCCGCCCGGATGTCGCGAGGACAAGCCCGAACCGGGCTGCGAAGCTAGGCCGGCACGCTGATCGTCGGCCGGGCCTTCACGCGTCCGAACCAGGCCGTCAGCTTCTCGAACGAGGGGTCGAGCGGCTGGCCCACCACGGCCCCGAACTCCAGGAAGCTGAACAGCAGGATGTCGGCCAGGGTGTATCGCTCGCCGGCGATCCAGGGTCCCTGGAACTGCTCTTCCAGCCATTCCAGGCCGTCGCGGGCGATCGCCTTCAGCCCCGGCGCGGCCTCCGGCAGGCAGCGCATGCGGCCCTGGAACAGCGGCAGGCCCTCGGCGTAGCGGAAGCCGTTGGCCATCGGCTCGCAGACCTTGAGGTCGACGCGCCGGGCCCACATGCGCGCGGCGGCCCGCTCCTGCGGGGTCGACCCGATCAGCGGCGGGCTCGGGTGCAGTTCCTCCAGGTACTCGCAGATGGCGATGATCTCGGTGATCCGCGCGCCATCATTGAGCTCCAGCGCCGGCAGTTGCCCGGCCGGATTGATCTTCAGGAAGGGCTCGCGCCGGTTCTCGCCGCCCCGCAGGTCGACCTCGACGGTGGGGATCTGGAGACCCTTTTCGGCGATGAACAGGGTCACCGTCCGCGGGTTGGGGCCGATCGAGGTGTAGAGCTTCATGGCGGGCCTTCCTGTGCTTTTCGGAAGGCTAAGGCTCCGCCGTGCGAGGCGTCAACGAATCAGCGCGCTGGGGCGAAGTTCGTTAAAAATCCATTCGCATAGCCCGCCTGGGGGTGGCGTTTTGTCGCAGATCGGTATATAAGGCCGCGCCATGATCGACCGACAGTTCAAGCCAGACCTGACAGGATCGGACGAGACCCTCGAGCATCTGCTCGCGCGCCTCCGGTCCTTCAGCAAGCTGCGGCCCGTGCACCCGCGCGGCCGCGATCTGCCACCGGATTTCGGGTCGCTGGTGACCTCGCGCCGGCCTCCGGGCGGGGCCGGCGGAGCGGAAGCCCCGATCCCCGTCGAGCGCCCGATCGCGGACCTCTACGCCCCGACCTGAGGCGCGCCGCGTCACGCAACCTGTACGCCAGCTTGGCCGTTCCCTGCCCGCCTTAAGGGAACGCCGCATGAAGATCGCCGTCGCACTGAGCGCCGCCGCACTCGCCCTGCCCGCCCCGGCGCTGGCCGGCGAGGCCTTCCTGGGCGCCTACGCCCACGCCGTCGACCTGCACGTGGCCATCGACTACTCCGACGAGACCGGGGCGCAGATCGTCGGCGGCTATCGCACCGATCCGGTGGCGGCGTTGCACCTGATCGGCCGCCCGCGCCTCTACGTGCTGGGCGCGGCGAACACCGCCGGCGGCATCGACTACGCCGCCGCCGGCCTGTCCTGGCGCTTCGACCTCGGCCGACGGTTCTATGTCGAGCCGGGCATCGGCGGCGCGATCCATTCCGGCGACGTCAACTTCCCCTCGCCCTTCGATCCGGGCCTCTCCGCGGCCGAGCAGGCGCGGCGGCTCAACCACGTGCGGAACGACCTCGACCTAGGCTCCAGGGTGCTGTTCGAGCCGGAACTGTCGCTGGGGTGGCGGGCCACCGAGCGCCTGGCCTTCGAGGCCTCCTGGATCCACCTCAGCCACGCCCAGCTCGCCGGTCGGCAGAATCCCGGCCTGGACGACGTCGGCGTGCGCGCCGTCTACCGCTTCGGCCCCTAGGCCCGCCCGTCAGCGGCGGACGGGCGCCGGCTGGGCGCGCGCGGCCTTCACCGCCTTCTGGTGCGCCATGTGGTGGCCGACCGCGCAGCCGCCGATCGCGCCGACGGTGGCGTGATGGCCCGCCAGATGGCCGGCCACTCCGCCGACCACCGCGCCCTTGAGGCAACCCTTGGCGTCGGCGGCTCCGAACCCGGCGAGGCTGATGACGACGGCGAGGCCGCCGGCGGCGATGATCTTCATGTGAGGTCTCCCTGTTGCGGGAGATACGCCGCAGCGGGCGTTCCGTTCCAGCTAACGACCCTCGAACGCCGGCGCCCGCTTGTCGTTGAAGGAGGCCACGCCCTCCCGCCGGTCGGCGGTCTTGAACAGCCGGTTGTAGGCGGTCAGCTCCATCTCCATCGCCGCCGCCAGGTCGAGGGAATGGCCTTCGCGGACCACGTGCTTCAGGGCCCGCACGGACAGCGGGGCGTTGGCCGCGATCCGGCCGCCCACTTCGCGGACGGTCGCCATCAGCGCCTCGGGCGCGGCGACGCCGTTGACGACCCCATAGTCCAGCGCCTCGGCGGCGGTGAACGGCCGGCCGGTGGTCAGCAGCTCCAGCGCCCGCCGCTCGCCGACCGCCCGGCGCAGCAGCTGCGTCCCGCCCAGGCCCGGCATGATCCCCAGGCCCGCCTCGGGCAGGCCGAAGCGGGCGGTGTCGGCGGCATAGGCGAAGTCGCAGGCCAGCGTCATCTCGCAGCCGCCGCCCATGGCCGCGCCGTTCACCGCGGCGATGACCGGGACCGGAACCGCGAGCTGGGCGCGGATCATCGCCTCGAAGATCCGGTGCTGGGCGGCCCAGGCCTCGTCGGTCATGCCGTTGCGTTCCTTGAGGTCCGCACCGGCGCAGAAGTGCCGCCCCTCGGCCGCCAGCACCACGCAGCGCAGGTCCGGCCGGGCGGCGATCTCGGTCCAGGCCAGCAGCAGCTCCTCGCCCATCCGCGTGTTCAGCGCGTTGGCCGCCGCCGGGCGGTCGAGGGTGACGATGACGAGGCCAGGCGCGGCCTCCGCGAGCTTGAGGGTTTCGGGCATCAGAAGGACTTCGGCTGGCCCAGCACGTGGGTGGCCACATGGCTGAGGATGAGGTTCGTGGAGATCGGCGCGACCTGGTAGAGCCGGGTCTCGCGGAACTTGCGCTCGATGTCGTACTCCTCGGCGAAGCCGAAGCCGCCGTGGGTCTGGACGCACATGTCGGCGGCGTACCAGGAGGCTTCGGAGGCCGTGAGCTTGGCCATGTTGGCCTCGGTCCCGCAGGGTTCGCCGGCCTCGAACAGGGCGGCGGCGCGATCGACCATCAGGCTCGCCGAGGTCATCTGGACATAGGCCCGGGCGATCGGGAACTGCACGCCCTGGTTCTCGCCGATCGCTCGGCCGAACACCTCGCGCTCCTTGGCGTAGGCGCTGGCCCGGTCGATGAAGAACCGCGCGTCGCCGATGCACTCGGCGGCGATCAGGATGCGCTCGGCGTTCATGCCGTCGAGGATGTAGCGGAAGCCCTTGCCCGCCTCGCCGACCAGGTTCTCCGCCGGCACCACGAGGTCCTCGAAGGCGAGCTCGGTGGTGGCGTGGTTGAGCATGGTCCGCACCGGGCGGATGGTCAGGCCGTTCCCGACCGCGGTGCGCATGTCCACCAGCAGCACGCTCATGCCGTCGGACGGTTTGGCCGCCTGCTCGCGCGGCGTGGTGCGGCAGAGCAGGACCATCAGGTCGGAATGCTCGGCCCGCGAGATCCACAGCTTGCGGCCGTTGACGACGTAGGTGTCGCCCTCCCGCCGCGCGGAGGTGGTGATGCGGGTGGTGTCGGTGCCGGCGTCCGGCTCGGTGACGCCGAACGCCTGCAGCCGCAGCTCGCCCGACGCCACCTTGGGCAGGTAGGCGTCCTTCTGGGCCGGGCTGCCGTGCCGCAGGATCGTGCCCATGGTGTACATCTGGGCGTGGCAGGCCGCGCCGTTGCAGCCGGAGCGGTGGACCTCCTCCAGGATGGCGACGGCCGCCCCCAGACCCAGGCCGGAGCCGCCGTATTCTTCCGGGATCAGCACCGACAGGAAGCCGGCCTCGGTCAGCGCCGCCACGAACTCGGTGGGATAGGCCCGCTCGCGGTCGAGCGCGCGCCAGTAGGGGCCGGGAAAGCGGGCGCAAAGCTTGCGCACCGCCTCACGGATTTCGGGGAAGCTCTCGCTCATCGCCGCATCTGTGCCACGCTCGTGGCTGGAGATCGATCTTCAAAGGTGGTCATCTCTGCGCAACGGCGGGAGGAACGCCATGAGCCAACTGAGCTATGTGCACGGCGCGAGCGCAAAGCCGCTGCTGGGCCAGACCATCGGCGCCTGCTTCGACGAGGTGGCCGACGCCCACGCCGAACGCCTGGCGCTGATCGTCCGTCACCAGGCGATCCGCTGGAGCTGGGGCGAGCTGAAGGACCGCGTGGACGCCCTGGCCGCCGGCCTGCTGGCGCTGGGGCTGGCGCCCGGCGACCGGGTCGGCGTGTGGGCGCCCAACTGCGCGGAGTGGACGGTGACCCAGTTCGCCACCGCCAAGGTCGGCCTGATCCTGGTCAACATCAACCCGGCCTACCGGCTGACCGAGGCCGAGTACGCGCTGAACAAGGTCGGCTGCAAGGCGCTGGTCACCGCCGTGGCGCACAAGACCAGCGCGTACCTGGCGATGCTGCGCGCGCTGGCGCCGGAGCTCGCCACGACCCCGCCGGGACAGCTCGCCGCCGCGCGCCTGCCCGACCTGCGGCTGGTGATCACCCTGGGCGAGGACGCCCACGCCGGCTGCCTGCCGTTCGCGCAGGCGCTGGCCGCCGGCGGCGAGGCCGACCGCGCTCGCCTCATGGAGATCGGGCCGACCCTGCAGTTCGACGACGCCATCAACGTCCAGTTCACCAGCGGCACCACCGGCTTCCCGAAGGGCGCGACCCTGTCGCACCACAACATCCTCAACAACGGCTACTTCGTCGGCGAGGCCATCGGCCTGCAGCCGGGCGAGAAGCTCTGCATCCCGGTGCCGCTCTACCACTGCTTCGGCATGGTGATGGGCAACCTGGCCTGCCTGACCCACGCCGCGACCATGGTCTATCCCAGCGAGGGCTTCGACCCGCTGGCGGCGCTGGAGGCGGTGGAGGCCGAGCGCTGCGACGGCCTCTTCGGCGTGCCGACCATGTTCATCGCCGAGCTGTCGCATCCGGAGTTCGCGCGGTTCGACCTGACCTCGCTGCGCACCGGGATCATGGCCGGCTCGCCCTGCCCGATCGAGGTCATGCGCCAGGTGATCGACCGCATGCACATGCCGCAGGTGACGATCGCCTACGGCATGACTGAGACCTCGCCGGTGAGCTTCCAGTCGGGCGTGGACGACGCCCTGGACGTTCGCGTCTCGACGGTCGGCCGCATCCAGCCGCACCTGGAGGTGAAGATCGTCGACGCCGAGGGCCGCATCACGCCACGTGGCGAGCCCGGCGAGCTGTGCACGCGGGGCTATTCGGTGATGCTCGGCTACTGGGACGACGACGCCAAGACCCGCGAGTCCATCGACCCGGCCGGCTGGATGCACACCGGCGACCTGGCGACCCTCGACGCCGACGGCAACTGCAACATCGTCGGCCGGATCAAGGACATGGTCATCCGCGGCGGCGAGAACGTCTATCCGCGCGAGATCGAGGAGTTCCTCTACCGCCACCCGGCGATCCAGGACGTGCAGGTGATCGGCGTGCCGGACGCCCGGTACGGCGAGGAGCTCTGCGCCTGGATCGTGCTGAAGCCCGGCCAGCCGCTGGAGGCCGAGGCCGTGCGGGACTTCTGCCGCGGCCAGATCGCCCACTACAAGATTCCAAGGCACATCCGTTTCGTGGAAGCCTTTCCCACCACCGTCACCGGCAAGGTGCAAAAGTTCGCCATGCGCGAGGCGATGATTGCAGAACTTGACCTTGTGCTGGAAAAGACGGCCTAGGCGTTCGCCACAACCTGCGAGACCCGTCCCGGATGAGGAAGCTCCCCACCGCCGTCGATCCTGCGTCGCAGGCCTTCGCCGCCAATGCCGAGGTGAACCGAGGGCTGGCCCAGGAGCTGCGCGAGCGCGCCGCCAAGGCCGCGCTGGGCGGACCCGAGGAGTCGCGCAAGCGCCACGCCGGCCGCGGCAAGCTCCTGCCGCGCGAGCGGGTCATGCGGCTGCTCGACGCCGGGGCGCCGTTCCTGGAGGTCGGCGCGCTCGCCGCCTACGGCCTCTATGACGACGAGGCGCCGGCCGCCGGCGTGATCACCGGCATCGGCCGGGTCTGCGGCCGCGAGGTGATGATCGTCGCCAACGACGCCACCGTGAAGGGCGGCGCCTATTTCCCGCTGACCGTGAAGAAGCATCTCCGCGCCCAGGAGATCGCCCTCCAGAACCGGCTGCCCTGCGTCTACCTGGTGGACTCGGGCGGCGCGAACCTGCCGCACCAGGCCGAGGTCTTCCCCGATCGCGACCACTTCGGCCGCATCTTCTTCAACCAGGCGCGGATGAGCGCCGAGGGCATCGCCCAGATCGCCTGCGTGATGGGCTCCTGCACCGCCGGCGGCGCCTATGTGCCGGCGATGAGCGACGAGACGGTCAT encodes:
- a CDS encoding acyl-CoA dehydrogenase family protein, giving the protein MSESFPEIREAVRKLCARFPGPYWRALDRERAYPTEFVAALTEAGFLSVLIPEEYGGSGLGLGAAVAILEEVHRSGCNGAACHAQMYTMGTILRHGSPAQKDAYLPKVASGELRLQAFGVTEPDAGTDTTRITTSARREGDTYVVNGRKLWISRAEHSDLMVLLCRTTPREQAAKPSDGMSVLLVDMRTAVGNGLTIRPVRTMLNHATTELAFEDLVVPAENLVGEAGKGFRYILDGMNAERILIAAECIGDARFFIDRASAYAKEREVFGRAIGENQGVQFPIARAYVQMTSASLMVDRAAALFEAGEPCGTEANMAKLTASEASWYAADMCVQTHGGFGFAEEYDIERKFRETRLYQVAPISTNLILSHVATHVLGQPKSF
- a CDS encoding AMP-binding protein yields the protein MSQLSYVHGASAKPLLGQTIGACFDEVADAHAERLALIVRHQAIRWSWGELKDRVDALAAGLLALGLAPGDRVGVWAPNCAEWTVTQFATAKVGLILVNINPAYRLTEAEYALNKVGCKALVTAVAHKTSAYLAMLRALAPELATTPPGQLAAARLPDLRLVITLGEDAHAGCLPFAQALAAGGEADRARLMEIGPTLQFDDAINVQFTSGTTGFPKGATLSHHNILNNGYFVGEAIGLQPGEKLCIPVPLYHCFGMVMGNLACLTHAATMVYPSEGFDPLAALEAVEAERCDGLFGVPTMFIAELSHPEFARFDLTSLRTGIMAGSPCPIEVMRQVIDRMHMPQVTIAYGMTETSPVSFQSGVDDALDVRVSTVGRIQPHLEVKIVDAEGRITPRGEPGELCTRGYSVMLGYWDDDAKTRESIDPAGWMHTGDLATLDADGNCNIVGRIKDMVIRGGENVYPREIEEFLYRHPAIQDVQVIGVPDARYGEELCAWIVLKPGQPLEAEAVRDFCRGQIAHYKIPRHIRFVEAFPTTVTGKVQKFAMREAMIAELDLVLEKTA